Proteins encoded by one window of Lycium barbarum isolate Lr01 chromosome 11, ASM1917538v2, whole genome shotgun sequence:
- the LOC132619892 gene encoding uncharacterized protein LOC132619892: MNEDEKIGGFPVFPGEYEDFAFCINSCELFDINYKGSLFTWWNRRAGSDYIFKRLDRMIANSELKDWFAHMEVEHLSRTGSNHPPLLLTCGEISYHIRKPFRFLKLWTEHESFLEAVNKAWSTDFKGDEFISFKLKLKNVKTALYAWSKATFGDIFKKLIVREEVVRINEQLFEEDPSPMNRMVLRKAQSELKKYAHYEEEFWR; this comes from the coding sequence ATGAATGAAGATGAAAAGATTGGTGGTTTTCCTGTCTTTCCAGgtgaatatgaagattttgcatttTGCATTAACTCATGTGAGTTGTTTGACATCAATTATAAGGGGAGTCTGTTTACTTGGTGGAATAGGAGGGCAGGTAGTGACTACATTTTCAAGAGGTTGGATAGAATGATTGCAAACTCCGAACTAAAGGATTGGTTTGCACATATGGAAGTGGAACATTTATCCAGAACTGGCTCAAACCATCCCCCTTTATTACTTACTTGTGGTGAAATATCATATCACATAAGGAAGCCTTTCAGATTTCTGAAATTATGGACAGAACATGAATCATTCTTAGAGGCGGTTAATAAGGCATGGAGCACAGATTTTAAAGGTGATGAGTTTATCAGCTTTAAGTTAAAGCTGAAGAATGTGAAAACTGCATTATATGCATGGAGTAAGGCAACTTTTGGTGATATTTTCAAGAAGTTAATAGTAAGGGAAGAGGTGGTGAGAATTAATGAACAACTATTTGAAGAGGATCCTTCTCCTATGAACAGGATGGTGCTACGGAAAGCACAATCAGAATTGAAGAAGTATGCTCACTATGAGGAAGAATTTTGGAGATAA